GCGCTGGCCGGCGAAGCCGATCAGCGCGCCCGGTTCGGCGATCTGGACGTCGCCGAGCATCGCGTAGCTCGCCGTCACACCGCCGGTGGTGGGGTCGGTCAGCACCGCGATATAGGGCAGGCCCGCATCGTGGAGCATCTGGATCGCCACGGTCGAGCGCGGCATCTGCATCAGGCTGAGAATGCCCTCCTGCATGCGCGCGCCGCCGGCGGCGGTGAAGATGATGTACGGGCAGTTCTCCGCGATCGCCGCCTCGACGCCGCGCACGAACGCTTCGCCGACGGCAAGCCCCATCGATCCGCCCATGAAGGCGAAATCCTGCACGCCGACGACGACCTTAAGTCCCTCGATCTTGCCCTTGGCGGTGGCGAGCGCGTCGATTTCCTCGGTCGCGGCGCGCGCGGCCTTGAGGCGATCGGAATAGCGCTTGGTGTCGCGGAACTTGAGCGGATCTTCGGGCACCTTGGGGATCGGCAGCACGGTATAGCCCGGATCGAGCGTATATTCGAAGCGCAGCGCCGGCCCGATCCGCTCATGGAAATCGCAATGCGGGCAGACGTGAAGGTTGTCCTCCAGTTCCTTGACGAACACCATCTGACCGCACCCCTTGCACTTGTGCCAGAGGTTGTCGGTGCTCGTGTCCACCTTCTTGGGGACGACGAGCGACAGGGCGTTGCGAACGTTGTCGAGCCAACTCATGCGGCGATGTCCTGACGGGCCGACGCGATGGCGGCGGCGAGGGAGGCGATATAGGCGCGCACCGGCTCGGGCGCATTCGCGCCGTGCTGTCCAACCAGCTCGACGATCGCCGAGCCGACCACGACACCATCGGCGACGCGTGCGACAGCGGCGGCCTGTTCGGGTGTGCGGATGCCGAAGCCGACCGCGACGGGCAGATCGGTCGCGGCCTTGAGGCGGGCGACGGCCTCTTCGATCGAGGCCTGTGCGGCCTGCTGCTTGCCGGTGATGCCCGCGACCGAAACGTAATAGAGAAACCCCGACGCGCCATCGAGTACCTGCGGCAAGCGCGCCGCATCGGTGGTGGGCGTGGCGAGGCGGATCAGGTCGATCCCGGCGGACCGGAGCGCGGGGCCGAGGTCAGCATCCTCCTCGGGCGGGATATCGACGCAGATCACGCCGCTCACGCCCGCATCAGCAGCGGCGGCGGAGAACCATTCGGGGCCGCGCACCGTCATCGGATTGGCATAGCCCATCAGCACCAGCGGCACATGCGGATGCCGGGCGCGGAAGGTCTTGGCGATGGCGAACACGTCGGCGGTCTTGGTGCCGGCTGCGAAGCTGCGCAAATTGGCCGACTGGATCGCCGCGCCGTCCGCCATCGGATCGGTGAAGGGCATGCCGAGTTCGATCACGTCAGCCCCACCCGCGACCAGCGCGTCGAGGATGGCGGGCGTGGCGTCGGGCGACGGATCGCCGGCGGTGACGAACGCGACGAGCGCGGGGCGACCTTGTGCGAAGGCGTCCGAGAGAATGGTCATCGACGCCCCCGCGATTGCGCGACGATCTGTGAGACGGCACCGACGATAGCGCCCGTCGCGAGCGCTTCACCGAGGCGCGGCGCGCGCAGACCCCAGTTGGCGAAGCCCAGCCCGTATTGGGTGATCTCGCGAACGAGCGCGGCGGTGATCGCGCCGACGACGATCCCGGTGAGAAGACTCCGCACGCTGATCATATCGCCACCCCCAGCGCTTCCGCGACCGTGAAGATATCCTTGTCGCCGCGCCCGCACAGATTGGCGAGGATGATCTGGTCCTGTCGCATCTCGCGCGCGCGCTTCGCCACCGCAGCGATGGCGTGGCTCGGTTCGAGCGCGGGGATGATGCCTTCGGTGCGGCACAGCAACTGGAACGCGTCGAGCGCTTCGGTATCGGTCGCCGAGGTATATTCGACGCGGCCGATCGAGTGCAGCCAGCTATGCTCCGGCCCGATGCCGGGATAGTCGAGCCCAGCCGAGATCGAATGCGCTTCGGTGATCTGGCCGTCCTCGTCCTGGAGCAGATAGGTCTTGTTGCCGTGGAGGATGCCGGGTGCGCCACCGGCGAGGCTGGCGGCATGCTCCTTGTCGAGCCCGCGGCCCGCCGCCTCGACGCCGAGCATCATCACGTCGCCATCGTCGAGGAACGGGTGAAACAGCCCGATCGCGTTCGATCCGCCACCGATCGCGGCGACCAGCAGGTCGGGCAGGCGGTCGATCCGCGACAGCATCTGCGCGCGGGCTTCCTTGCCGATCACGCTCTGGAAATCGCGGACCAGCTCGGGGTAGGGGTGCGGCCCGGCGGCGGTGCCGATGATGTAGAAGGTGTCGTGGATATTGGCGACCCAGTCGCGCAGCCCCTCGTTCATCGCATCCTTGAGCGATGCCGAGCCGGTCGTGACCGGGCGAACTTCCGCGCCGAGCAATTTCATGCGGAACACGTTGGGCGCCTGCCGGGCGATGTCCTTGGCGCCCATGTAGATCACGCAGGGCAGGCCGAAACGCGCGCACACGGTCGCGGTGGCGACACCGTGCTGGCCGGCGCCGGTCTCGGCGATGATGCGGGTCTTGCCCATCCGCATCGCCAGCAGGATCTGGCCGATGCAATTGTTGATCTTGTGCGCGCCGGTATGGTTGAGTTCGTCGCGTTTGAACCAGACCTGCGCGCCATAGCCTTCCGGCGCGGACTCGCGCAGCGCCTCGGTCAGCCGCTCGGCGTAATACAGCGGGCTGGGGCGGCCGACATAATGTTCGAGCAGATCGTCGAACTGCGCGTGGAACGCGGGATCGGCCTTGGCGGTGCGATAGGCGGTGTCGAGTTCGAGGATCAGCGGCATCAGCGTCTCGGCGACGTAGCGGCCGCCGAAATCACCGAAATGCCCGCGATCGTCGGGCTGGGCGCGGAAGGAGTTTGGGACGTTCATAGCCGCGAGGCCTTAAAGCGGGGCGAGCGCGCTGTCACGCCCCCGCCGTCGCGTTGCCGTCGCCCCGGCGAAGGCCGGGGCCGCTGTGTTTTGCGCGAGCCGGGTGCCACAAACATAACGGCCCCGGCCTGCGCCGGGGCGACGAAAGTTCAGGCGGTTCTGATCGCTTCCAGAAACGCCCTGATCTTGGCCACATCCTTGATCCCCGGCGCACTTTCGACGCCCGAGGACACATCGACCAGAGTCGCGCCGGTTCGCGTGATCGCGTCGCGCACGTTCGCAGGATCGAGCCCGCCCGACAGCGCCCAGGGCAGCGGGTGGCGGAAGCCGTCGAGCAGGCTCCAGTCGAACCGCACCCCCATGCCGCCGGGCAGCGCGGCGCCGGGCGGGGTCTTGGCGTCGTAGAGGATGCGGTCGGCCGCGCCCATGAAGCTGGCGGCGGCGGCGAGGTCCATGCGGGTGCGGATTGCGACGGCGGCCCAGATTTCGCGGCCGGTTTTCGCACGGATCGCGGCGGCGCGGGCGGGGCTGGTGTTGTGGAGTTGGAGCGCGTCAAGCTGCCCGGCATCAACCACCGACTCGATCAGCGCGTCATCGGGGTCGACCAAGACGCCGACTCGCCTGACATGCGCCGGCACGCGCGCCGCGAGCTGCGCCGCCAGATCGCGCGAGAGATTGCGCGGCGACGGCGCGAAGAACACGAAGCCGACATGGCTCGCCCCGCCGGAGATGGCGGCATCAAGCGTTGT
This genomic stretch from Sphingomonas panacis harbors:
- the accD gene encoding acetyl-CoA carboxylase, carboxyltransferase subunit beta, coding for MSWLDNVRNALSLVVPKKVDTSTDNLWHKCKGCGQMVFVKELEDNLHVCPHCDFHERIGPALRFEYTLDPGYTVLPIPKVPEDPLKFRDTKRYSDRLKAARAATEEIDALATAKGKIEGLKVVVGVQDFAFMGGSMGLAVGEAFVRGVEAAIAENCPYIIFTAAGGARMQEGILSLMQMPRSTVAIQMLHDAGLPYIAVLTDPTTGGVTASYAMLGDVQIAEPGALIGFAGQRVIEQTIREKLPEGFQRAEYLLEHGMLDMVKHRKDLRATLASVVDFLGAKAAA
- the trpA gene encoding tryptophan synthase subunit alpha; this translates as MTILSDAFAQGRPALVAFVTAGDPSPDATPAILDALVAGGADVIELGMPFTDPMADGAAIQSANLRSFAAGTKTADVFAIAKTFRARHPHVPLVLMGYANPMTVRGPEWFSAAAADAGVSGVICVDIPPEEDADLGPALRSAGIDLIRLATPTTDAARLPQVLDGASGFLYYVSVAGITGKQQAAQASIEEAVARLKAATDLPVAVGFGIRTPEQAAAVARVADGVVVGSAIVELVGQHGANAPEPVRAYIASLAAAIASARQDIAA
- the trpB gene encoding tryptophan synthase subunit beta — protein: MNVPNSFRAQPDDRGHFGDFGGRYVAETLMPLILELDTAYRTAKADPAFHAQFDDLLEHYVGRPSPLYYAERLTEALRESAPEGYGAQVWFKRDELNHTGAHKINNCIGQILLAMRMGKTRIIAETGAGQHGVATATVCARFGLPCVIYMGAKDIARQAPNVFRMKLLGAEVRPVTTGSASLKDAMNEGLRDWVANIHDTFYIIGTAAGPHPYPELVRDFQSVIGKEARAQMLSRIDRLPDLLVAAIGGGSNAIGLFHPFLDDGDVMMLGVEAAGRGLDKEHAASLAGGAPGILHGNKTYLLQDEDGQITEAHSISAGLDYPGIGPEHSWLHSIGRVEYTSATDTEALDAFQLLCRTEGIIPALEPSHAIAAVAKRAREMRQDQIILANLCGRGDKDIFTVAEALGVAI
- a CDS encoding phosphoribosylanthranilate isomerase; protein product: MPTTAKICGLSTPTTLDAAISGGASHVGFVFFAPSPRNLSRDLAAQLAARVPAHVRRVGVLVDPDDALIESVVDAGQLDALQLHNTSPARAAAIRAKTGREIWAAVAIRTRMDLAAAASFMGAADRILYDAKTPPGAALPGGMGVRFDWSLLDGFRHPLPWALSGGLDPANVRDAITRTGATLVDVSSGVESAPGIKDVAKIRAFLEAIRTA